One genomic segment of Synechocystis sp. LKSZ1 includes these proteins:
- a CDS encoding cadmium resistance transporter, giving the protein MNELGFLTAIPTGISAFCATNLDDILILLLFFTQVNAGLRRRQIVAGQYLGFTALVLASLPGFIGRMLFPRPWIGLLGLVPILLGASRLLNQEDDDEEAENLSLVEGKPFGGLLSPQTYGVAAITFANGGDNIGIYMPLFASSSWESLTIILSEFFVLVGIWCYAAYQLTKIKVLAENLTRYGNLLVPFVLIALGILILIDSHTLENRGLTVLTLIVGGCGLLSLLRSSEVPILASKKE; this is encoded by the coding sequence ATGAATGAACTCGGTTTTTTAACAGCAATTCCCACCGGTATCTCGGCCTTTTGCGCCACCAATCTTGATGACATCCTGATCCTGTTACTCTTTTTTACCCAAGTCAATGCCGGGCTTCGTCGTCGGCAAATCGTAGCAGGCCAATACCTCGGGTTTACGGCTCTGGTGTTAGCCAGTCTGCCCGGCTTTATTGGAAGGATGCTGTTTCCCCGGCCCTGGATCGGTTTGCTGGGATTAGTGCCCATTCTTCTGGGAGCGAGTCGGTTACTCAATCAGGAGGACGATGACGAGGAGGCAGAAAATCTGTCCCTGGTAGAGGGAAAACCCTTCGGCGGCTTGCTCTCTCCCCAAACCTACGGGGTAGCGGCCATCACCTTTGCCAATGGCGGTGATAATATTGGCATCTATATGCCGCTCTTTGCCAGTAGCTCCTGGGAAAGTCTCACCATTATTCTCAGTGAGTTCTTTGTTCTGGTAGGTATCTGGTGTTATGCCGCCTACCAACTCACCAAAATTAAAGTCTTGGCGGAAAATTTAACCCGCTATGGCAATTTACTGGTTCCTTTCGTACTCATTGCCTTGGGGATTTTAATCCTCATTGACAGCCATACCCTCGAAAATCGAGGCTTGACGGTCTTAACCTTAATCGTCGGTGGTTGTGGCCTACTAAGCTTACTACGGTCTTCTGAAGTTCCTATTTTAGCCAGTAAGAAGGAATAA
- a CDS encoding APC family permease, whose protein sequence is MTSLPSTTRSAHGLKPNCLSFGEVLAQSFAVIAPTTIPASNLGLIVALAGNGTWLSFTLGLIGLVLVSLNINQFASRSASPGSLYSYIAQGLGPMAGVICGWSLVLAYLFTGMSVLCGLANFSTTLLGHWGLHPASITLLAIGAGIAWYAAYKDIQLSAVAMLWLEGISLVLIVALALIIWAHQGFALDMAQLTLQDVKPGQVAMGLVLVMFGFSGFESATSLGDEAKSPLKTIPRALLGSVVLAGFFFVSTAYIEILGFRDTGMAITDSETPLTFLSQQAGVGFLGELVAIGALFSFFACVLGSINPAARIFFMMARHGLFHASLGSTHAANRTPHNAVTLCSLILFSVPTAMAFNGVKLFDSMGYLGAIASYGFLTVYMLISIAAPVYLYKINKLKRRDLGISAAAVLFMMLPLLGSIGIEGSPLFPVPEAPYSFFPYLFMLYLAVTCGWFTIQRLRFPGLARRMQRHIHEMHDQFVRQEEALLATSTLRSYQD, encoded by the coding sequence TACCACTCGCAGTGCCCATGGACTAAAGCCTAATTGTTTGTCCTTTGGAGAAGTGCTTGCCCAATCCTTTGCGGTCATTGCACCAACGACGATTCCGGCGTCTAACCTGGGCTTGATTGTGGCGCTTGCTGGGAATGGTACCTGGCTGAGTTTTACCCTCGGTTTGATCGGCCTAGTTTTGGTCAGCCTCAACATCAACCAGTTTGCTAGCCGTTCGGCTTCTCCCGGTTCCCTCTATTCCTACATTGCCCAGGGCCTTGGCCCGATGGCCGGTGTTATTTGCGGTTGGAGCCTGGTGCTGGCTTATCTCTTTACTGGAATGTCTGTGCTGTGCGGTTTGGCAAATTTTAGTACCACCTTGTTAGGGCACTGGGGCCTTCATCCCGCTAGTATTACCCTTCTGGCCATTGGCGCGGGGATTGCTTGGTATGCCGCCTACAAAGATATTCAATTATCGGCAGTGGCAATGCTCTGGCTAGAAGGGATTTCCCTGGTGCTGATCGTGGCCTTGGCGCTGATTATCTGGGCCCACCAGGGATTTGCCCTAGATATGGCCCAGTTAACGTTGCAGGATGTGAAGCCTGGTCAGGTAGCCATGGGCCTCGTTCTGGTTATGTTTGGCTTTTCCGGCTTTGAAAGTGCCACTTCCCTCGGAGATGAGGCCAAGAGTCCTTTAAAAACCATCCCTCGGGCACTACTGGGTAGTGTGGTTTTAGCCGGTTTCTTCTTTGTCAGCACAGCCTATATTGAGATTTTGGGCTTCCGGGACACGGGCATGGCCATCACCGATTCTGAAACGCCGTTGACCTTCCTCTCTCAGCAAGCGGGAGTCGGATTCCTGGGAGAGTTGGTGGCCATTGGCGCTCTCTTTAGCTTCTTTGCCTGCGTGTTGGGTAGTATTAACCCGGCGGCCCGGATCTTCTTCATGATGGCTCGTCATGGTTTGTTTCACGCCTCCCTGGGTTCGACCCATGCCGCCAATCGTACCCCCCACAATGCCGTTACTCTCTGTTCTTTGATTCTGTTCTCCGTTCCCACCGCGATGGCCTTCAATGGGGTCAAGCTCTTTGACAGCATGGGCTATCTCGGCGCGATCGCCAGCTATGGGTTTCTGACGGTGTATATGCTGATTTCCATTGCCGCTCCGGTCTATCTCTACAAGATCAATAAACTCAAACGTCGCGATCTGGGAATCTCTGCGGCCGCCGTCCTCTTTATGATGCTTCCCTTGTTAGGCAGTATCGGCATTGAAGGTAGTCCCCTCTTTCCTGTTCCCGAAGCCCCCTATAGCTTTTTCCCTTACCTCTTCATGCTTTACCTAGCAGTGACCTGTGGTTGGTTTACCATTCAGCGTCTACGTTTTCCCGGTCTGGCCCGACGGATGCAACGCCATATTCACGAAATGCACGACCAATTTGTGCGCCAGGAAGAAGCCCTTCTTGCGACCTCCACCCTCCGTTCCTACCAAGATTAA